A genomic stretch from Thermodesulfobacteriota bacterium includes:
- a CDS encoding DUF72 domain-containing protein, whose product MDIRIGTSGWNYPHWRKVFYPGHLPQSKWLNFYAGRFTSVELNASFYRQPTRENFETWREKTPPDFLWSVKANRYITHIKKLRDTQDSLEIFYRAVEGLGGKMGVVLFQLPPSLRFDEEIFAGFLDAQPPGYKITFEFRHASWLCEEAYKLLRRKNAAFCISDTAGRYPYAEITTADFIYIRLHGSQVLYGSNYTEDELTTWADRIKGWQRDAFVYFDNDYQGYAVQNALRLKELCLD is encoded by the coding sequence ATGGACATCCGTATCGGCACATCTGGGTGGAACTATCCGCATTGGCGAAAGGTATTCTATCCGGGGCATCTGCCGCAATCAAAATGGCTTAATTTCTATGCCGGACGGTTCACCAGCGTAGAACTGAACGCCAGTTTCTATCGCCAGCCGACCCGCGAGAACTTTGAAACCTGGCGAGAAAAGACTCCGCCCGATTTCCTCTGGTCAGTCAAAGCCAACCGTTATATCACACACATTAAGAAATTGCGCGACACCCAGGACAGCCTGGAGATTTTCTACCGCGCTGTAGAGGGGTTGGGCGGAAAGATGGGCGTCGTTCTCTTCCAATTGCCGCCCTCGCTCCGTTTTGATGAGGAGATTTTTGCTGGTTTTCTGGACGCACAGCCCCCGGGATATAAAATAACCTTTGAATTCAGGCATGCCTCCTGGCTCTGCGAAGAGGCATATAAATTGCTGCGCAGAAAAAATGCGGCCTTTTGCATATCAGACACGGCCGGACGCTATCCTTACGCTGAGATAACAACCGCTGATTTTATCTATATCCGGTTACATGGTTCTCAGGTGCTCTATGGCTCAAATTATACTGAAGATGAGCTGACAACCTGGGCGGACAGGATTAAAGGATGGCAAAGAGACGCCTTTGTTTATTTTGACAATGATTATCAAGGCTATGCCGTACAAAATGCCCTGCGTCTGAAAGAACTATGCCTTGATTAG